Proteins from a genomic interval of Amphiura filiformis chromosome 9, Afil_fr2py, whole genome shotgun sequence:
- the LOC140160434 gene encoding LOW QUALITY PROTEIN: uncharacterized protein (The sequence of the model RefSeq protein was modified relative to this genomic sequence to represent the inferred CDS: substituted 1 base at 1 genomic stop codon) → MEIIENGYVIPFYDEPPMQSSKNNRSAYNNHEFVSEAISELVKLGSVEICQSPPHVINPLTVSIQPNGKKRLILDLRMVNKFIRKQSVKFEDMRTALLFLRKGGFMFKFDXKSGYHHIEIHPMHRKFLGFSWNLNGKVRYFRFSCLAFGLSSAPFIFTKIVRPLVKKWRSEGKAIVVFLDDGLGFGGSVDKAKEASDSIKADLIKSGFVPNIQKSIWSPTITLEWLGYDIDLELGAFGVTGRRVQDIHQSTTTILNYKDNSGNLNGKARLLASVAGKIVSTSLAVGNIARLMTKSLHVCVEGKENWESFVCVSEEAISELEFWRENIRTLNCAKVEPKTAASKIVYSDASSTGYGGYVVDMSDDIAHGQWNQVDARRSSAWRELKAVEMVMASFVKKLGNHVVKWFTDNQSVAAIATKGSMKTELQEIALNIFRICVQDNISLEVEWVPRSDNERADYISRIIDADDWAISDYIFEKLDKRWGPHTMDRFATFYNAKLPRFDSRFWNPGCENIYAFTVDWSNENNWLVPPIHLIPRVLFHMMRSGQQELLFALSGIRPFLADIVPRWTDSYSWSGGYTGITVFSWYVCKWQIQ, encoded by the coding sequence ATGGAAATTATTGAAAACGGATACGTAATTCCTTTTTATGACGAGCCTCCGATGCAATCATCCAAGAATAACAGGTCTGCGTATAATAATCACGAATTTGTGTCCGAGGCCATATCTGAGCTGGTAAAATTGGGGTCTGTAGAAATTTGTCAATCTCCCCCACACGTTATTAACCCACTCACTGTTTCTATTCAGCCAAACGGAAAAAAGAGGCTAATTCTTGACCTGAGGATGGTAAACAAGTTCATTCGCAAGCAATCTGTTAAGTTTGAGGATATGAGAACAGCACTGCTGTTTCTTAGGAAAGGTGGTTTCATGTTCAAATTTGACTAAAAGTCCGGGTATCATCATATAGAGATTCACCCTATGCATAGAAAATTCTTGGGATTCTCATGGAATCTCAATGGTAAAGTGCGTTATTTTAGATTTTCGTGCCTGGCATTTGGTTTGAGTTCGGCTCCATTCATTTTTACTAAAATAGTTCGACCGTTGGTAAAGAAGTGGAGAAGCGAAGGCAAGGCAATTGTAGTATTTCTAGATGATGGTCTAGGTTTTGGTGGGTCTGTAGATAAAGCAAAAGAGGCTAGTGATAGTATTAAAGCCGATCTGATTAAATCTGGATTTGTGCCGAATATCCAGAAGTCGATTTGGAGCCCAACAATAACATTAGAGTGGTTGGGATATGATATTGATCTAGAATTGGGTGCATTTGGGGTCACCGGAAGAAGAGTTCAAGACATCCATCAAAGTACTACCACTATTCTTAACTACAAAGACAATAGTGGGAATTTAAATGGGAAGGCTAGACTTCTGGCTAGTGTGGCGGGAAAAATTGTTTCCACTAGCCTGGCAGTTGGAAATATAGCAAGATTAATGACGAAATCTTTACATGTCTGTGTAGAAGGTAAAGAAAACTGGGAATCCTTTGTTTGTGTGTCGGAAGAAGCCATTAGTGAATTagagttttggcgggaaaatattCGTACTCTCAATTGTGCAAAAGTAGAACCGAAAACAGCAGCatctaaaatagtatattcaGATGCAAGTAGCACGGGCTACGGTGGGTATGTAGTAGATATGTCAGATGATATTGCTCATGGGCAATggaatcaagttgatgcaagacgaAGCTCGGCATGGAGAGAGCTTAAGGCCGTAGAAATGGTCATGGCTTCATTTGTTAAGAAGCTTGGGAATCATGTTGTGAAATGGTTTACGGATAACCAAAGTGTTGCAGCGATAGCAACAAAAGGCAGTATGAAAACTGAATTACAAGAAATTGCTTTGAACATTTTCAGAATTTGTGTCCAAGATAATATATCTTTAGAAGTGGAATGGGTCCCTAGATCAGACAATGAAAGAGCTGATTATATCAGTCGCATTATTGATGCTGATGATTGGGCTATCTCAGATTATATATTtgagaaattggacaaaagatGGGGTCCTCATACAATGGATAGATTTGCCACTTTTTACAATGCAAAGTTGCCAAGATTCGATTCGAGGTTTTGGAACCCAGGTTGTGAGAATATATACGCATTTACTGTGGATTGGTCTAATGAAAATAACTGGTTAGTGCCACCTATCCACCTCATTCCAAGAGTCCTATTTCACATGATGCGTTCGGGGCAGCAGGAACTCTTATTTGCCCTCAGTGGTATTCGCCCCTTTTTGGCCGATATTGTTCCCAGATGGACAGACTCCTATAGTTGGAGTGGTGGATATACAGGAATTACAGTATTTTCCTGGTATGTTTGTAAATGGCAGATACAATAA